CAACAGGGAGAAGGAGAGCCTTGGCAGCCCAGATTCCCCAGGGGAGAGACAGAGGACTCTTTCAATGGTGCCCAGGTAATTCTGTGAGTTTGCTGGTGGCAGCGGCAGGCAGATATTGGTCAATGATGTAGGAATGAttttagaagaaacaaaatcCCCAATTTCCCTCCCTTTTAGGGATCTATTTTGGAGGCAACAAACTTGACTAAGGAAtgtcaagaagaaaatataattctgtTGCCAGGCCCCAATGGAGCAAATAGAGCTCGGGACCCAGGGGCCTTTGGAAGGAACAGGAATGGGGTTAGAGGTGAGCACTGGCCCTGCTTAGCTGTACTCTCTGTCCCATTGTGCTTCAGTTTCCAGGAgtaggggtggggatggggctcTGAAAACTGAGTTTATACATGAAGCAACCCACCTCCCTGCCCTGGGTCAGTAATTCTTCAAGGGGTCACTGGGTCCCCTGGAGTAAACAAGAAATTTGCCACAGTTTTAGGCACAGTTTTGCTTTTTATCTCATCAATATACATTTAAATCTAACAGTCTAACAGCCTCACACTCCTCAACCCTATCCAagccctctcctcttctctcccactCTTGCCCAGTCAGCTTCTCATCTGTCCCAGGGACAGGAAGTCACCAGGCACAAATGTGATTTGAGGAGGCAGTGGCACCTGTGGCTCTCCTGAGAGGTGCTTAGGAGAGTTCAGAGGCTGAGAAGGCCCAGGTGAGGAGAAATGGTGGGCTGAGTCTCATCGGAAAGCACTGTCTCCTGGGACTCAGTCCCATTCAGAGTCTGTCTCCCTGGGCCTGTGCCTGCCGCTGGTCACATCAGCAGACGGGCAGCAATCCTCAGCCAGGGGAACTTGTGGATAAAGGGGGGCCTTTAGCCCAAGTCACACTCAGAGAGCGAGCAAGCTTATTGGAATCCCCTTTCACGCAAGTTGTGTAGATGCTCCTGCCATAGCTTCCTGACCCCTCTGTGATTCCAGGAGTGCAGGAAGGGGCTCTTGGGATGTGCCACCCAGGAAGACAGAGGGCCAGTGCTGCTACCTGCAGCCACACGACTCCACGACCATGTCCTCATACTGCTTATACACCACGTTGTTGGCAGAGTCAATGAAGAGGATGCTGATGGGACTCAGCCGCGTGGGCACACAGCAGGTGGGTGGTGTGGACTCGGGGTCCATGGAGTTCATCAGGGTCTGGATGACTGCATGATTCGTGGGCTCCAGGTGGGACCGCAATGGGAACTCGCACAGCCCCTCGCAGTGGAAAGCCTCGTACTCAAGGGGTGCGATGATCCAGTCGTCCCAGCCCATGTCCTTGAAGTTGACATGCAGTGCCTTCCGACTGCAGCGAGCCTTAAGGTTCTTGCTGGGTCGCTTGCCCTGGCGAGTGGCCAGTGGGGCCCGCCGTTTTCGCCGCTGGCTGAACAGGTACTCATACACGGTCTTATCGTCCTGGCCAGAGCGGGCCTTAATCTCATTAAAGAACAGGTCCCGTTTCTTGGTGCGGCCAAACACCAGGAACAGGGCCTTCTCGTGGACCTGCCGGGCGGCGCGGTCGAAGCCCAGGCCACGGAGGTCCACGGTCCGGCCCCGTTCCCAGGCTTCCAGCTCCAGGCACAGCTGGGCCGAGTTCTTAAAGTTTCGGAAGAGCTTCCAGATGTCGAACACCTCCCAGCCAGATCCGTCCAGGCCTGGCACGGAGCGCACATCCAGCAAGGCGGCCGGCTGCCGGCCACTGGGGCAGCTGGACAGCTTCAGCTGGGCAGCCCGCCCGCCTCCGGGGGCCACTGGCTTGGCCGTGTCCGAGGGCTTCTTCCGCAAGATTCGCAGCTCGGCCCCCAGCAGCCCATCCTTCTCCAGGGCACTAATGTCAAACACGTACCTCTGCTTCCTGACCACGGGACCTCGGTCATCTAGAGAGAACACCCAGAAGTCATTCCCTGCAACCTCACCAAGGGAGCCAGTCACTTCGAGGCTGCAGGAAAAGGCCCCCAGCTCTCTCCCCGTCCAGAGAGCTTTCTTTCACCTCTGCCCCATTCTGACAGACGCCAAGAGCCAAACCACTGAGAGCCTTTTTGAAAATGAGAGCACTTCCTACATAGCCGACCAACTAGGGGTGTTCACCTGTAGATGTGGCTGGGGATGATTTGCGTGATTTTGGTGTTTGTGTCATGATCTACGTGTTATCAGAGATTTATCAGCTTTGTAACTGCCTTCTACCTATCTCTCTCCCAGCCATGAGCTAACGTGATGTCTCATTTGTGAGATAGGTGGAGTGGGCATTAAAATTACTCCtgttgactgggcacagtggctcacacctgtaatcccagcactttgggaggctgaagtgggtggattgcttgagctcaggagtttgaaaccagcctgcacaacatggtgacactctgtctctacaaaaaatacaaaaattagccaggcatggtggcgtgcacatgtagtcccagctactcaggaggctgaggtgggaggattgatagaccccagggaggtcaaggcttccaTGAGCCGTGAAtttgctattgcactccagcctgggcaacagagagagaccctggctaaaaaaaaaaaaaaaaaaatacacgcTTTTCCAGAGGAGAATCCCAAGGTTAGATGACTTGCTCAAATTCTCAGCTGCTTCCACCATCCCTTAAAGGAGACCTTGGTGCtcttgttttgcagatgaggcaCAGAGATGGGGAGTGACTTgactaaggtcacacagcaagttaatGACAAAGCTGGTCCACACTGACCTACAGCCCAATGTTCCTGGCTTCCCAGTGCCAGGATTTTGTTGCCTATGTGTCTTACTCTCCTGAGCGCGTGCGTGTGTTACAGTTGTATGCGTGTGTGTGATTGGGTTCATGTGTGAATATGAAAGAGTATACGTTAATGACGCATTATATGTATAAATGATTGGGCTTGTGTGACTATTTGAAGagcacatacatgtatgtatgtgcctGATCgatcttgtgtgtgtatgtaagaaggtgtgtgtgcacatgcgtaTGTGTGTGATttggcatgtgtgtatgtgtgtgattcagcacgtgtgtatgtgtatgaatcAGCATGCAAGTACATGTGTGATTCAGCATGTGTGTATAAACAAACATAAggctatgtatgtgtatgtgagaaGCTCAGTAGTATCTCCGAATCAGCATGCCCTCCTTCCTAAATAGCAATTTGCCATTGGGGAGCTTTCATATATTGCTCTAGAAGGTGACTAATTAGGCCTTTAAACTCCCCATCTCCCCCTCTCCAAGCTCCCTTAGTGCTGGGGGGCACAAGGACTTATTTTATGAGCCCCCAAGGGGTCACAGCTTTCCCTGGCTGGGCAGGCAGCCAGACCACCTCCCCCACCTCGGCCAGACCTGCTGCCTCTgtgcctcccccaccccctggcaGCCCCCTCCAGGCCAGCTCTAATGAGGAGCCTCTCCCGCCCTCTgacccctcccccaccctgccaGCCTAGGACCAGAGCAAATGAGCTGCAGGCAACTTGAGTGACCAACAGCCCACCTCCCTCTTCAcactaggaagaaactgaggccctgagaaGGGGACGGACTTGCTTAGATCACACAGCAAGTGGAGAGAAAAAGCTGCAACAGTAACATTAGgtgggcagagagagacagaggggagcAGGTAGTCTTTGGAGTTAATGAGGAGAATGAAGCATGTTCAGGACAGGACCTAAAGTTTTCATGTTGGAAGGGCTCTCAGAAACCACCCTGTCCAACCCCATATAGGTGTACAGATGGGAAAACGGAGACCCCAAGTGAGAAGgagctttcccaaggtcacactgccAGTTAGGCCCTAGGTCTGCTCCCTCCCCATATATCTGAACGTCATTCCATGACTCCAAGATGCCCCATTTACTGTGTGCACCTCTCTTGCCTCCTCTATCCCCTTGCCTGAGGGCACAGTTGCAGAAGCATGGGGACCTCaagattcatttctttctctgccGTCTGAGCCCACCTGCAAACCTTTGGAGCTTGGAAAGTTCGGCCAGCCCAGCAGGTACAGATGCACAACTGAGTAATCAAGTCTTGGaatctggtctccaactctgccACGAACTGGCAGGTCTTGTCTCCTCTCTAGGCTTTAGTGCCCACTCTGCACCTTGCAGGCGTTGGACCTGGTGATTCCTAGGTGCCCTCCAGCCCTGATGTGTGGGCAGCCTGGGATCTGCTATGTGTGAGATATGTGTGAGTGTTCCCAGACACCCACCCCGGGCCAGATGCACACAGTGTCTCCCACCAGGGCAATGCCAGGGCTTTGAAAGCCCCTCCATTCATGCAGATGCCCCTCCCTCTGAGCCGTGCCCCTGCCACCCCGCCCCCTCACCTTGCCCTTTGTCAATAAAGCTGGTGATGGTGTTGGCCAGGCCAGCCTCCAACTTCACGCTGCTGTTGCCTCCCTTTCTGTCAGCATCGGACAGCGTCCTGTACAGCGAGAGCATGTACTCGTGGGGTGTGATGGGGGGCGGGCGAAACGGCTCCTTGGGCTCTCGTGGGGGCCCGGGCTCCCTGGCCTTCTTCAGCAGGAAGGAGCTGGGGACAGATCCTGCTTTTGGGGGTGCCTTGCCTCCGGGAAGCTGTCCTTTTGGGGTCACAGTCCGGGCTGTAGCCTGCCTTGTTTGGGGAGGGTGTCCTGGTTTGGGTTCAGGGCCACCCGGTCTGGGGGACAGCTTTTTGGGTTCATCCTTCTTGGGCTGTGTCAGGCCTCCTGTCTGCCCGGTGCCTCCCTTTGCCCTGGCATTGGCATTGGCGGCCCCCCCACCATAGCTGTGACCCCCTGGCCTGAAGATGTTCCGGGCCAGGGGGGGCCTCTCCTTGGCCTCTGCTTTGGCCAATCCTGGCCTGGTCCCCTGGGGTCTCTGGCCCAAGTCAGGGGCACCCAACACAGTGCAGATGAATTCCAGGTCCAGCCAAGCCAGGTACCAAAGCAAGAAAGTGAGGAGTTTGGGGAGTCTCATCCTCTGGCCAGCCGCTGAATGACACCAAAGAGAACAGCGGCAGCAGCGAAGGTGCCTCTGGTTTGGCAGGAAAAACCATGAAAGGAGTGGACTTTCAAAAGCAGcggcagcagcagtagcagcagaaGGAAAGGCTTTCTCCTCAGTCTGAGACTCTTGAAGTCTGCTGGGTGTGTGTTTGTATCCAGTCCCATAGTGGAAATGCTCTCGTATCCAGACGTGCACCGTCTCCAGTCAGCAGCTGAAAATAACTCGTTCTTGAAAGGAGAAAGCCGACCGCCCCCTTTCTCCAGCACAACTGACTGAGGGCTTGAAGGAGGCTTGTATAAGGCTGAGGGATTTTTCCAAGAAGGAAGAATGGCGTAATGCTGCCTGTGTGctccagtttttttttccccctagtttTGAATCCTTTCCAGTGAAaatacttcacacacacacacacatacacacacactcacaggccTGCAGGTGCTCAGAAAAATCTCTTACAAACCTGAACTCAGGAATTGGAAACGGAATTCCAACCCAAACCAATTTAATTACTCTCTGATGTCATGCTGTCTAAACTCATTTAAGTGCGAtatatttatgtgaaaaaaatcacCGCTGCCCTTTTGAGGCCATGGCTCACGGGGGCTCCTGGCACAGAGCCCCGCAGCGGGACTCTAGGCTTAGAGGGCCTCCCCCTCCACGGAGCAGACTCAGCGGTCTTCACCTCCACCTCATGGAGCAGCCCACCCCACCTTCTCGAGGAGAGATGCTGAAGAATGAGCTCAAAGATCTTAAGCCCCAGAAGCATGAGGAGTGTGGGTTTGTAGTTAAGTCCTTAGAGTGTTTTTAAAGCAGTTTCAACTCCTGCATCTAGTCTGGGACCTgatctgttgtgtgtgtgtgtgtgtgtgtgtgcgcgcgcgtgtgtgtgtgtctgtgtgtgtgtgtgcgcctgtgtgtgtgtattgggagTAGGGACAGCACAGATGGCAGCATTtacccacattttcttttattttaataaacttgtGGTGACCCAGAGACTGAAAAATATCGGTGCCCACTACACTCCCTCCCTACCCCCAAATGCCATTGACTGAGTGCATATTCTTCAGGCTTGGGGGCACTGCCGCCCTTAAGTCCACTCCTTGGATGGCGGGTGGTCCAGGGTGTACCCCACCTCCACCCCGGCAAAGACGTCCTCTGAGGTTTCTTAGAAAAGACTGCCTGAGTCTGGGGCAGCAGCGGCCCCTACAGGAGGCTGGAAAAGCCATTTCCCACatgacgctttttttttttttttttgagacggagtctcgctctgtcgcccagcccaggctggagagtgcggtggcatgatctcggctcactgcaacctccgcctcccaggttcacaccattcccctgcctcagcctccccagcagctgggactacaggcccctgccaccacacctggctgattttttatgtttgtagtagagacggggtttcaccatgttagccaggatggcctcgatctcctgacctcgtgatctgccagcctcggcctcccaaagtgctgggattacaggcgtgagccactgcgcccagcacgATTTCCCACGTGTTGCTTTTCTGGTAGCTCTGGAAGGTCTGAATTCCAGCTGAACTCAAGGGTTTCTTAAAGTGCCTCACTGAAGTATGGAAGCTCCCTTCCTCTGGGGAACCTGCGCTGTAGAGCCCCTGGGCAACTTAACACAGGGTCAGCGGGGAAAGCTGTTCGCTTCACCTGAAAtatcctcctctctctctcccacaacTGGAGGAAGCACTCCACATCCTGAGAAGTTCAGCTGAAAATTTACCTCCTTCGGGAAGCCTTTCCTGGTCCCCAGACAGAGCTAGTTACCCCTTCTGTACATTTCTCTACAACAACACTTGCCATGCTGTAAGAAGGATGGCGGGGGAGAAGCAATAGTCAGGTaggcttccttcttttttttttctttttgagacagagtctcgctctgtcacctaggctggagtgcagtggcgcgatcttggctcaactgtaacctccacctcctgagttcaaacaattctcctgcctcagcctcccgagtagctgggactacaggtgcacaccaccatgcctatctattttttgtatttttagtagagacggagtttcactacgttggccagtctggtctcgagctcctgacctcaagtgatccacccaccttggcctctcaaagtgctgggattgcaggcatctccactaaaaatacaaaaaattagccgggtatggaggcaaaggttgcagtgagccgagatcacaccactgcactccagcctaggtgacagagctagagtctgtcacacacacacaaaataagtaaataaatagatgaataatattaataaaattaaaaattaaaaacagacttGTTCCCACTGAACTAGTCCTCTCTGGCATCCCTTCCTTCACTCTCTCctcaccacctccatcactgCCCTGTCTTCCTCGTTGCTTGCCTCTCTATGATTCTCCCCTATAACTGGCTTCTAGGCCTCCAGGCTCTCTCTGGTTCAACCCTCCCTCTACTAAAAGCTACCCATCAAACAAGTGCCAACCCACatgccacctcctccatgaagccttcttGCATCCTCCAGAAAATGCACACTCCCCCTGAGCTGCCATCACACATTTTCTGTGCTCCTTTACATTTTTTGGCAGCTAAAAGTTTattcagtctctgcctctgccctCTAACCCAACACAGTTTGTTTCTTCCACtctgtattttttcatattttaaaatcataacttAATTCCTTATAACTACAATAATTTCTTTACATACCTGTCTCTCCCATTAGATTATGACTAGACTGTGCCATATTTACCTTTGAATTATACCCAGTGCTTGgcacagggcccagcacacagcAGCTCTCAGTACATgttatatgaataaatgaatctctAACTGGCCGTTATTTACAAAAATCATCATTTTCTACTTTGAGGTGTAGTTATTTGTGGACATAACCTGCCTTTCCCATTAGATTCTAAGTTCCTTGATGGGAAGAATTGTCTTGCCACTTCTTAAGCATTTTGTAAGCTCagagagtgaataaatgaatgagttgaACAACCACAATGTCTCTGTACATGGCTTGATAAAGAGCAAGGATTCTGGAGACAAACAGACTTGGTTTTGAATCTTGGTTCTGCTATTTATGtattgtgtgatcttgggaagCCTCTAAACCTCTCTGAAACTCGGAACAGGGATAATGATAGTGCTTACCTCGCAGGACTCTTGTTGGagattcaatgaaataaattgtggccaggcgcggtggctcacgcctgtaatcccagcactttgggaggccgaggcaggcagttcacgaggtcagaagatcaagaccatcctggctaccatggtgaaaccctgtctctactaaaaaaataaataaataaaagtaaaccgCATAAAGTGATCAACTATTAACGGCAATTGTtaataatagctttttttttttttttagatggagtctcactctgtcacccaggctggagtacagtggcatgatcttagctcactgcaacctctacctcccgggttcaagtgattctcctgcctcagcctcccaagtagctgggactacaggtgcgtgccaccacacccagctaatttttgtatttttagtagagatggggtttcaccgtggtagccaggatggtctcgatctcctgatcttgtgatctgcctgcctcggccccccagagtgctgggattacaggcgtaagccccacacccagccaataatagctgtttttttaaagcacatattCCAGTCAACTAGACTCTGGGTTTTGTCCTCCATTTCATTTATGTGTTATTTATCTTCATGACAATGCTATGAAGGTGGtggttttcattgttgttttttgagacagggtcttacctgttgcccaggttggagtgcaacggcgtgatcatggggctcaggtgatcctcccacctcagcctcccaagtagctaggactacaggtgcacaccacaatgcccagctaatttttgtattttttgtagagacagggtctcgccatgtcgcccaggctggtctcaaatttctgggctcaagtgatctgtccgccttggcttcccaaagtgctgggattacaggtgtgaatcaccacacGTGGCCGaaagtaactttttttatttttttgagatggagtctcactgtcacccaggctggagtgcagtggtgcgatctcagctcactgcaacccctgcctcccgggttcaaggggttttcctgcttcagcctcctgagtagctgggattacagatgtgtaccaccacgcccagctaatttttatatttttagtagagatggggtttcaccatgttggccaggctggtcccaactcctgacctcaggtgatccataaAAAAGCATTTCGTAAGCTCagaaagtgaataaatgaatgagttgaACAACCACAATGTCTCTGTACGTGGCTTGGCCTCCgctagtgctgggattacaggcatgagccgccgtgcccagcccaaaggtAACTCTTGATacacgccttttttttttttttttttctttttgagacagagtcttgctctgtcacttaggctagaatgaagagtgcagtggctcaatctcagctcattacaacctctgcctcccgagtttaagtaattctcctgcctcagcctcccaagtagctgggactaccgatGCGCACCaagatgcccggctaattttttgtattttcgtagagacggggtttcaccatgttggccaggctggtctcaaactcctgacctcaagtgatctgcccacctcggcctcccaaagtgctgggattacaggcatgagccaccacgtctggcccaatactctcattttaaagataaataaatttaagttcagaaaggttaaattattttttaaatctaattttggCTTCAACATATTTTACACCAAAGAAGCCTAATCTGGCCCCTAGAAACACTAGAAGTGATAGGGCACTGGGGAAAGTTACAGTATTCCTTTCAGTCAACGTCTCACCCAGTGGGCTGGGACTTTGGGGACATGGAGGAGTCTCGGGGCCAGGGCTATTGTTTGAGGACCAGGGAACTCCCAGAAATGGGCTGGGAGCAGGGAAAGGGGACTCTGAGCTTGGTTAGAAGGCCCTCTCCAGAGAGGAGCCCAGGGTTCCCGCCTGGCTCTCACTATAAAGGTGACTAATCACTTTGGTTCCCTCTGGTAATTGCAACCAGATGCTGCCGCTGGCAGTGCTTCAGTCCCGACATGTTTAATTACTGGGACACAGCGTCCCTGGGTCCCCCATGTCCCCCAGCCTCCCCCTCTCCTGTCAGCAATATTAATGTCAAACCTGAGGTAGAGGATGGGAGCCTTGGGAGACCACTGCCATAGAAGTAATCTCTGcagccccttctgccatgtagagccttttgcttttatgtttccCCACCCATTGTCTCATTGCTGTTCCATAAACCATCCTTATAAAGTCAGTAGgccagattattattattattattttattattattattatttttggagacggagtctagttctattgcccaagctggcaatgatatcggctcactgcaaccgatatggcaatgcaacctctgcctcccaggttcgagcaattctcctgtctcagcctcccaagtagctgggactacaggcatgcgccaccacccttggctaatttttgtatttttagtagagacaggatttcaccatgctggccaggctggtctcgaactcctggtctcaaatgatccgctcacctcagcctcccaaagtgctgggattacaggtgtgagccactgtgcctggccggcgAGATTATTATTATCCCTTTTTTATTATGTCTCCAGATGAGTAAACAGTGAACtgagtgataataataataacgccTTTTTCAAGCACTTGTCAATTTTCACAATGGCTTCCCATTCATGATGCTATCCGAACCTCCCAAGATCTCTCCGGGAGTCAGTCCTGCACAGCACAGCGGCTGAGGGAACAGGCGCTGGGACCAG
The Pongo pygmaeus isolate AG05252 chromosome 21, NHGRI_mPonPyg2-v2.0_pri, whole genome shotgun sequence DNA segment above includes these coding regions:
- the GDF5 gene encoding growth/differentiation factor 5 is translated as MRLPKLLTFLLWYLAWLDLEFICTVLGAPDLGQRPQGTRPGLAKAEAKERPPLARNIFRPGGHSYGGGAANANARAKGGTGQTGGLTQPKKDEPKKLSPRPGGPEPKPGHPPQTRQATARTVTPKGQLPGGKAPPKAGSVPSSFLLKKAREPGPPREPKEPFRPPPITPHEYMLSLYRTLSDADRKGGNSSVKLEAGLANTITSFIDKGQDDRGPVVRKQRYVFDISALEKDGLLGAELRILRKKPSDTAKPVAPGGGRAAQLKLSSCPSGRQPAALLDVRSVPGLDGSGWEVFDIWKLFRNFKNSAQLCLELEAWERGRTVDLRGLGFDRAARQVHEKALFLVFGRTKKRDLFFNEIKARSGQDDKTVYEYLFSQRRKRRAPLATRQGKRPSKNLKARCSRKALHVNFKDMGWDDWIIAPLEYEAFHCEGLCEFPLRSHLEPTNHAVIQTLMNSMDPESTPPTCCVPTRLSPISILFIDSANNVVYKQYEDMVVESCGCR